From the genome of Metarhizium brunneum chromosome 4, complete sequence, one region includes:
- the orsC_1 gene encoding Tyrosinase-like protein orsC yields the protein MSPFAIWILLVASVLAMTLPDKNLQVKKSDAGHARLMSELGRRYKRTMLASLTGTCSDKNVVLRKEWHALSAGQRRDYIKAVGCLQSKPATAPAGPARTRFEQFVLAHADQSLLIHFSGLLLPWHRYFLSLYEKALRDECGYQGHQPYWDWCRSAADPLNASIFDGTDTSLGSNGKAIPHAGINLTNPVGPPPVSFFLRPAGSGGGCVSGPFENLTLHLEGSNAGASTPLKLRDRPRCLTRDFSWPILDESNSYPRVLDLIINSSDIHSFLSAVEAPDGVHPGGHSFIGGDSLNLFTSPNEPLFYLHHAMLDRVWAIWQSRDWSARQNALDGTLTAKNYPPSANATVDDDMMVGDLGESRRIGEVMSTVGGYLCYVYD from the exons ATGTCTCCATTTGCCATTTGGATTCTGCTGGTGGCCAGCGTCTTGGCAATGACGCTTCCAGATAAGAACCTACAAGTGAAAAAATCCGACGCCGGTCACGCGAGACTAATGAGCGAGCTTGGCCGTCGATATAAGCGCACCATGCTCGCTTCTCTCACGGGCACATGCAGCGACAAGAATGTCGTCCTGCGCAAGGAGTG GCATGCACTATCCGCAGGCCAGCGACGGGATTACATCAAGGCTGTTGGATGCCTGCAATCAAAACCAGCCACGGCtcctgctgggcctgctCGAACTCGATTTGAACAATTCGTCCTAGCCCACGCCGACCAGAGCCTGCTGATTCACTTCTCT GGCTTGTTGCTGCCCTGGCATCGATACTTCCTCTCTCTATACGAGAAGGCCTTGCGCGACGAGTGCGGCTACCAGGGCCATCAGCCGTACTGGGACTGGTGCAGGTCAGCGGCCGATCCATTGAATGCCTCCATCTTCGACGGAACAGACACCTCCCTAGGCAGCAATGGCAAAGCAATACCTCACGCCGGCATCAACCTAACGAACCCAGTCGGCCCGCCCCCCGTGTCCTTTTTCCTACGGCCCGCGGGTTCGGGTGGCGGTTGTGTGTCGGGGCCGTTTGAAAACCTGACTCTGCATCTCGAAGGCAGCAACGCCGGCGCCAGCACTCCGTTGAAGCTGCGTGACCGTCCCCGGTGCCTCACACGCGACTTCTCCTGGCCCATTCTCGATGAAAGCAACTCGTACCCAAGAGTCCTAGACTTGATTATCAACAGCAGCGATATTCACAGCTTCCTGTCGGCCGTGGAAGCGCCAGATGGCGTACACCCCGGCGGGCACTCGTTTATCGGGGGCGACAGCCTGAATCTATTCACATCACCGAATGAGCCCCTCTTCTACCTGCATCATGCTATGCTGGACCGGGTTTGGGCCATTTGGCAGAGTAGAGATTGGTCGGCGAGGCAGAACGCTCTTGATGGGACGCTTACCGCAAAGAATT ACCCCCCGAGCGCCAATGCTACTGTTGATGACGACATGATGGTGGGCGATTTGGGCGAATCTCGGCGAATAGGCGAGGTCATGTCGACGGTGGGTGGTTATTTGTGCTATGTCTATGATTGA
- the dotC_3 gene encoding Efflux pump dotC produces MTAEPAIMTDTAMEARRTCTQNGDAAPNQTGVKTDASNHATAALSRPASLSSPSSPPEPEADAVAKKPSAAGAALLMLPLCLSVLLTALDITIVTPAIPTIVGAFHSVTGYIWIGSAFILASTATTPLWGTVADIWGRKPIMLIAIVVFLCGSLLCALSPTMDALIAGRVVQGIGAAGMGTMVNVIICDMFSMRDRGLYLGITSLVWALGSAVGPILGGLLTTKADWRWCFWINLPIGGVVFGILLVFLNVSNPGTPIVAGLKKIDWIGGALIIGSVLMVLLALDFGDVVFPWSSATVICLLVFGVVVLALFIVNEYKFATEPIIPLHIFSNKSSSAAFGVYSCNFYVFIGLAYYLPLYSQSVLGANALDSGIYLLPLIVASSLSAAFAGIFIQKTGKYLRIMYTGQVLNLLGMGLFIFLPFEKDLAKLFIFQILVGLGVGMNIEPPLIAVQAVNAERDTAAVVATMSFVRSIANAVSIVVGGVIFQNEMTAANPRLVQELGANVAQNFNGDQASAKVNAIWDLPQAQQVIVRKTFFHSLRDVWIMYVAFAGLSLVLNFFVRSHHLSTENQKAVLGADREKKQGNQGTELQTQAANGPTTGSVN; encoded by the exons ATGACCGCAGAACCAGCCATCATGACGGACACGGCCATGGAGGCTCGTCGCACATGCACGCAAAATGGTGACGCTGCGCCTAACCAAACAGGCGTGAAAACAGACGCGTCGAACCatgccaccgccgccttgAGTCGTCCAGCGTCCCTGTCATCGCCCTCATCGCCACCAGAGCCCGAGGCAGATGCCGTGGCCAAGAAACCTTCTGCCGCTGGCGCTGCTTTGCTCATGCTCCCGCTGTGCCTGTCGGTGCTGCTGACCGCTCTCGACATCACCATTGTGACGCCGGCTATTCCCACCATTGTCGGCGCCTTCCACTCTGTCACGGGATACATATGGATTGGGAGCGCCTTTATCCTCGCAAGCACCGCCACCACGCCGTTATGGGGCACCGTCGCCGACATTTGGGGCCGCAAGCCCATCatgctcatcgccatcgtcgtcttcttgtgTGGCAGTCTTCTGTGCGCCTTGTCCCCGACCATGGATGCCTTGATTGCCGGCCGGGTGGTTCAGGGCATCGGCGCTGCTGGCATGGGCACCATGGTCAACGTCATCATCTGTGACATGTTCTCCATGAGGGATCGTGGTCTGTATCTGGGCATCACCTCGCTTGTCTGGGCATTGGGTAGTGCCGTTGGCCccatcctcggcggcctcctGACGACAAAGGCAGA CTGGAGATGGTGTTTTTGGATCAACT TACCCATCGGAGGCGTTGTCTTTGGTATTCTGCTCGTCTTCCTCAACGTATCCAACCCAGGTACCCCTATTGTGGCCGGGCTTAAGAAGATCGACTGGATAGGCGGAGCCCTCATTATCGGCTCTGTCCTGATGGTGCTTCTGGCGCTCGACTTTGGTGATGTGGTCTTTCCCTGGTCCTCGGCCACCGTCATATGCCTGCTGGtgtttggcgtcgtcgtcttggcttTGTTCATTGTGAACGAGTACAAATTCGCCACCGAGCCCATCATTCCACTTCACATCTTTTcaaacaagtcgtcgtcggcagcTTTCGGCGTGTACAGTTGCAACTTTTACGTCTTTATTGGACTAGCCTACTACTTGCCGCTTTACTCGCAATCCGTTCTCGGCGCCAACGCTCTTGATTCGGGCATCTATCTCCTGCCGCTTATTGTCGCAAGCTCTCTCTCTGCTGCCTTTGCCGGCATTTTCATCCAAAAGACCGGAAAGTATCTTCGCATCATGTATACTGGCCAGGTCTTGAACTTGCTTGGCATGGGCCTCTTTATCTTCTTGCCGTTCGAAAAAGACTTGGCCAAGCTCTTCATCTTTCAGATTTTggttggccttggtgttggcatGAACATTGAGCCACCTCTTATAGCCGTGCAGGCCGTCAACGCAGAGCGCGACACCGCAGCTGTCGTCGCCACCATGAGCTTTGTGCGCTCCATTGCCAATGCCGTCTCCATTGTTGTCGGTGGCGTTATTTTTCAGAATGAGATGACAGCTGCCAACCCAAGGCTTGTTCAAGAGCTAGGCGCCAATGTGGCCCAAAATTTCAATGGCGACCAAGCTTCGGCCAAAGTGAATGCCATCTGGGATCTGCCCCAAGCACAGCAAGTCATCGTGCGAAAGACATTCTTCCACTCTCTCAGGGATGTGTGGATTATG TACGTGGCGTTTGCAGGTCTATCGCTTGTGCTGAACTTCTTTGTGCGCTCTCATCATCTGAGCACCGAGAATCAAAAGGCTGTGCTCGGAGCAGATCGCGAGAAGAAACAAGGCAATCAAGGCACCGAACTTCAAACTCAGGCAGCTAACGGCCCGACAACAGGCTCTGTAAACTAG
- the lovD_0 gene encoding Monacolin J acid methylbutanoyltransferase — MAGTIETSFQAAIASGTINGAVICATDSKGDFTYNKAIGERTLLSGETRPQQLDDVLFLASATKLVASIAALQCVEDGLLTLDGDLSPVAPELTAKQVLQGFADDGKTPLLEPAARPITLEMLLTHSAGTAYDFLAPLVGKWREIFSPPTQGQLKTVEELFAYPLAHQPGAGWMYGSGLDWAGRIVERVTGRTLGDHVLERVLAPLGCRDAQFYPVSREDLRARMVDLNPDDPNGQGRAVIGGESDVNLRCKGDFGGHGLFMPAVDYVKILQSLLANDGKLLKRETVESMFKDHLTPESAAGHQAALAGPGGVFFRVGVDSDTKMGYGLGGLLTLQDVDGWYGSNTLTWGGGMTLTWFIDRKNDLCGIGAVQAKLPLDVPAVSELKQVFRKDIYRKYAAWKELPKA; from the coding sequence ATGGCCGGCACCATCGAGACCAGCTTCCAAGCCGCCATTGCATCCGGCACCATCAacggcgccgtcatctgcGCCACGGATTCCAAGGGCGACTTCACGTACAACAAGGCCATCGGAGAACGCACTCTCTTATCTGGAGAGACACGCCCACAGCAGCTGGACGATGTCTTATTCCTCGCCTCGGCCACCAAGCTGGTTGCCTCCATCGCCGCCCTGCAGTGCGTCGAGGACGGCCTCCTCACGCTCGACGGCGACCTCTCGCCGGTCGCGCCCGAGCTCACCGCCAAGCAAGTACTCCAGGGcttcgccgacgacggcaagacgCCGCTTCTCGAGCCGGCCGCGCGTCCCATCACGCTCGAGATGCTGCTCACGCACAGCGCCGGCACGGCGTACGACTTCCTCGCCCCGCTCGTGGGCAAGTGGCGCGAGATATTCTCCCCCCCGACGCAGGGGCAGCTCAAGACGGTGGAGGAACTGTTCGCCTACCCGCTTGCTCACCAGCCCGGCGCCGGGTGGATGTACGGCTCGGGGCTCGACTGGGCCGGACGCATTGTCGAGCGCGTCACGGGGCGCACGCTGGGCGACCATGTCCTGGAGCGTGTCTTGGCTCCTCTCGGCTGCCGGGATGCCCAGTTTTATCCTGTATCGCGGGAGGACCTGCGCGCCAGGATGGTTGATTTGAATCCCGACGATCCCAATGGCCAGGGACGTGCGGTCATTGGCGGCGAGAGCGACGTGAATCTTCGCTGTAAAGGAGACtttggcggccacggcctgTTTATGCCCGCCGTCGACTATGTCAAGATTTTGCAGTCGCTGCTTGCTAATGATGGCAAGTTGCTCAAGCGAGAGACTGTTGAGAGCATGTTTAAGGACCATCTTACACCGGAGTCGGCGGCCGGTCATCAGGCAGCGTTGGCTGGTCCGGGGGGTGTCTTTTTCCGAGTTGGCGTCGATTCAGACACCAAGATGGGCTACGGGCTCGGCGGCCTGCTGACCCTgcaagacgtcgacggttGGTACGGTTCGAATACGCTTACTTGGGGTGGTGGCATGACTCTGACCTGGTTCATTGACCGGAAGAATGACCTCTGTGGAATCGGCGCCGTGCAAGCTAAATTGCCCCTGGATGTGCCTGCCGTCTCCGAGCTGAAGCAGGTATTCCGAAAGGACATCTATCGCAAATATGCGGCCTGGAAGGAGTTGCCAAAGGCATAG